In Triticum aestivum cultivar Chinese Spring chromosome 5B, IWGSC CS RefSeq v2.1, whole genome shotgun sequence, the following proteins share a genomic window:
- the LOC123114239 gene encoding LRR receptor-like serine/threonine-protein kinase FEI 2 produces MAKCWLLLQFLAFLLPAASATSCHADDLRALQGFAGNLSGGGVLLRAVWTGVSCCGWEGVSCDGTSGRVTGLRLPGRGLAGPIPRASLAGLVQLEELNLASNKLIGTIPSWIGELDHLCYLDLSDNLLVGDVPKSLIQLKGFATIGCSLGMAFTNMPLYGKHSRRTLQQQQPNIISGTNNKVRSGRTNVVSGNDNTVVSGNDNTVAGSNNTITTGSGNTVTGSNHVVSGSKHIVTDNNNVVSGIDNNVSGSFHTVSGSHNTVSGSNNTVSGSNHVVSGSNKVVTGG; encoded by the coding sequence ATGGCGAAATGCTGGCTGCTGCTCCAATTCTTGGCGTTCCTCTTGCCGGCAGCTAGCGCTACGTCGTGCCATGCCGACGACCTCCGTGCGCTGCAGGGCTTCGCCGGGAATCTCAGTGGTGGCGGCGTGCTCCTACGCGCTGTTTGGACCGGTGTCTCGTGCTGCGGCTGGGAAGGTGTGAGCTGTGACGGCACAAGTGGACGCGTCACGGGGCTTCGGCTACCCGGGCGTGGCCTTGCGGGGCCCATCCCTAGAGCATCCTTGGCAGGCCTCGTGCAGCTGGAGGAGCTCAACCTTGCCAGCAACAAACTGATCGGCACCATCCCATCGTGGATCGGCGAGCTTGATCACCTATGCTATTTGGATCTCTCCGACAATTTATTGGTTGGCGATGTACCCAAGAGTTTGATACAGCTCAAGGGCTTCGCCACCATTGGTTGTTCATTGGGTATGGCTTTCACTAACATGCCATTGTATGGGAAGCATAGCAGAAGAACactccaacaacaacaacccaaTATCATATCCGGGACCAACAACAAAGTCCGATCTGGTAGAACCAATGTTGTATCCGGGAACGACAACACTGTCGTATCTGGGAATGACAACACTGTTGCTGGGAGCAACAATACCATCACAACTGGGAGCGGCAATACCGTAACTGGTAGCAACCATGTTGTATCTGGGAGCAAACATATCGTAACTGACAACAACAATGTTGTTTCCGGGATCGACAATAACGTATCCGGGAGCTTCCACACCGTATCCGGGAGTCACAATACCGTTTCCGGGAGCAACAATACCGTATCTGGGAGCAACCATGTCGTGTCTGGGAGCAACAAAGTCGTGACAGGAGGTTAA